In the Enterococcus saigonensis genome, one interval contains:
- a CDS encoding phage tail domain-containing protein, with protein MFYKVQLNQNGEWFDPQQHMRIVFKNIIRQSPVYEVEYVDFAGTNGSREANSSFRPFELVFEIDLFFDDENDRELLETELHQLFFPGYSYYLNHDLAPGKMFLVNPISFELQDEIIASNYANYKVTLNVFRGYAESLATTLTDFSLGEEWQFSQGLVSEDHEYTHQTSRFTIFNAGDFTIDPRENYLKIKIEGMSDGNLTVFNATTGERFIYRGSLNSVSGETLTLDGVYPLKNGIHCGIDTNHGLISLVPGENKIEISNASRIKTAWDFRFLYK; from the coding sequence ATGTTTTACAAAGTACAATTAAATCAAAATGGCGAATGGTTTGACCCGCAACAACATATGAGAATTGTCTTTAAAAATATTATTAGACAATCTCCCGTGTATGAAGTTGAATATGTAGATTTTGCTGGGACTAATGGTTCTCGTGAAGCCAACAGTTCATTTAGGCCATTTGAACTAGTTTTCGAAATTGATCTGTTTTTCGATGATGAAAACGATAGGGAACTTTTAGAAACAGAATTGCATCAACTATTTTTCCCTGGATATTCATATTATCTCAATCATGATTTGGCCCCAGGTAAAATGTTTCTCGTAAATCCTATTAGTTTCGAATTACAAGATGAAATCATTGCTTCAAATTATGCGAATTACAAAGTAACATTAAATGTATTTCGAGGATATGCCGAATCACTCGCAACTACGCTCACTGATTTTAGTTTGGGTGAGGAATGGCAATTCTCACAAGGTTTAGTTTCTGAGGATCACGAATACACTCATCAGACCAGTCGCTTTACGATTTTCAATGCCGGCGATTTCACGATTGATCCAAGAGAAAATTACCTGAAAATCAAAATTGAAGGAATGTCTGACGGCAATCTCACAGTGTTCAACGCAACCACTGGTGAGCGATTTATCTACCGTGGTTCACTCAATTCCGTTAGCGGCGAGACATTAACGCTTGATGGTGTCTATCCTCTAAAAAATGGTATTCACTGTGGGATTGATACAAATCACGGCTTAATCTCATTGGTTCCTGGCGAAAACAAAATCGAAATCTCCAACGCTTCACGTATCAAAACAGCGTGGGATTTCCGTTTTCTGTATAAGTAG
- a CDS encoding phage tail tape measure protein codes for MSGGTPLGNMVIKLGLDDADFGRGVANSKKQISYLAKEMQANMKIADMAGNSLGKLQSKFSSLTNIVQAQEKQVNALKTAYDKSFDENGKATEATKRYAAQLQAANGKLADYKQQLIQSAGALAEYKVKNEGLTGAIYKGSEKMISAGSKMASVGSKLTAGLTLPIAGAAVAVGKAAISWESAFAGVKKTNDEVVNSTGQVVYSYKDLENGLRGLAKELPASHAEIANVAEAAGQLGIQTPNVVGFTKTMIDLGESTNMSAETAATSLARFANITQMSQKDFDRLGSVIVDLGNNFATTESEITEMGLRLAGAGKQVGMSQGEIMGLATALSSVGIEAEAGGSAFSKVMVNMQLAVENGVGAFDELSAMGSKAGISLSDISKAVQDGGKNLKSTASQMGLTNTQLRSMYKEADKSAIALENFSKVAGLTNAEFADLFKKDPSKAIMKFVEGLSHAEEKGTSAIKVLNDMDIKEVRLRDSLLRAANASGVFGDAIATGNKAWKENTALTEEASKRYETTESKLKMLKNEAVDAAIELGGPLIDALRDGLQASKPLIKGLGDLAKSFSSLDKEQQQNIIKWVGIAAAAGPVLSIAGKLTGGIGKLGKSFIDLTASMAKKKAMTAMAAEMASGAVSATSMGTAVAGAGTKVGLFGKLAGLAGGKAGVGALTAGLSGVAVPAAIAVGGVAAVGVALYAANKAYESNQLAGARWGTKVTKEQDKVIKKAYELNEKASTYVNEYADGIVSSAEKAKKANQEIVDSIQKVLDKEIERKKKAAENIADDAEKKKAENYIKWQETVNKAEVQQAQKKVDAINQVLTNASKNNRNLSNEERQFIANNYKLLSQDQLKAAGFSKKQRLAIETAYQADMSKLNYKDLSKRQETLQNALKDEKSAYEKQVESLKTIYAKNPQALKASMDKLNKEYKQSTDTLVTGLAKVFQAQGKDISQLSEVWKAYGYTTDEVLSLVNTSVKASSDNLDLLAKGTSEADMAWNALALDPKTGEVKTNMAETLVDMAKTDEGWQQLKFMLKNADIESNAKEEVAVAMGLAGKWNLMYMSDKLLTVNGDEAKVALYDTIDELKAWNEYEADRKILGADNADVIWKLIDSEDKLNVWNTIPASDKKLLADNTDFLSKLLNSEEALNQWKSLPDSQKKMLADNSDLLGKVFASTESFNAWGKLPEPIKQMLGNNQDILAKVKDGTISLRDYQKIEPNIKKLLGDSSSVVNASKSGEKSLRSYHANNPAKKILQGTSASTQNAAKTGEGALNRYKGNNPALKKLLGNSSSVINAANTGGGALNRFRNNNPSSKSLRAVDNASGPARSAIGAVNDFKSGPSVITKTLNVVANLGKGVAKILGFEKGTNYHLGGPAIVNDQKGLTYKELVIPKGGVPFIPEGRNVFLPNLRRGSKIVPARQTKKLVPRYKDGVGVPKNSTLVRNLENVSNERMNELNTKIIVDNSNLEVKFDKMIRLLELLVKKPNIAKAILDSEMISEIADANLGNQFMKLNYMGGN; via the coding sequence ATGTCTGGTGGAACACCATTAGGTAATATGGTCATTAAATTAGGTTTAGATGATGCCGATTTTGGCAGAGGCGTTGCGAATTCAAAAAAGCAAATTAGCTATTTAGCGAAAGAAATGCAAGCAAATATGAAAATAGCTGATATGGCGGGTAATTCGCTTGGCAAATTGCAATCTAAATTCAGCTCTTTAACCAACATTGTTCAGGCCCAAGAAAAGCAAGTTAACGCTTTAAAGACAGCGTATGATAAGTCATTTGATGAAAATGGCAAGGCTACAGAAGCAACAAAAAGATATGCGGCACAATTGCAAGCTGCAAACGGAAAATTAGCAGACTATAAACAACAGTTAATTCAATCTGCTGGAGCCTTAGCTGAATATAAGGTAAAAAATGAGGGTTTAACTGGAGCAATTTATAAAGGCTCTGAAAAAATGATTTCTGCTGGAAGCAAAATGGCTTCTGTGGGATCTAAGTTAACAGCAGGTTTAACCTTGCCGATTGCTGGCGCAGCAGTAGCTGTCGGAAAAGCCGCAATCTCGTGGGAATCAGCCTTTGCTGGGGTCAAAAAGACAAATGATGAAGTTGTTAACTCCACAGGTCAAGTCGTTTATTCTTACAAAGATTTGGAAAATGGATTAAGAGGGTTGGCGAAAGAACTTCCAGCTAGTCATGCTGAAATTGCAAACGTCGCAGAAGCTGCAGGGCAGTTAGGTATTCAAACTCCTAACGTTGTAGGATTCACAAAAACAATGATTGACTTAGGTGAATCAACGAACATGAGTGCAGAAACCGCCGCTACTTCTTTGGCGCGATTTGCTAACATCACTCAGATGTCGCAAAAAGATTTTGACCGTTTAGGGTCTGTAATTGTTGATTTGGGGAATAATTTTGCCACTACGGAATCAGAAATCACGGAAATGGGACTACGTTTAGCCGGGGCTGGTAAACAGGTTGGTATGTCGCAAGGTGAAATTATGGGTCTTGCTACGGCACTTAGCTCTGTAGGTATTGAAGCAGAAGCGGGTGGTTCTGCATTTTCAAAAGTAATGGTAAATATGCAGTTAGCTGTAGAAAACGGTGTAGGTGCATTTGATGAATTATCCGCAATGGGGTCAAAAGCTGGTATCTCTTTATCTGATATTTCAAAAGCGGTTCAAGATGGCGGAAAAAATCTTAAGTCTACTGCTAGTCAAATGGGATTGACAAATACACAACTTCGCTCGATGTACAAAGAAGCTGATAAGTCTGCAATTGCTTTAGAGAATTTTTCTAAAGTGGCGGGATTAACAAATGCGGAATTTGCAGACCTGTTTAAAAAGGACCCTTCAAAAGCAATTATGAAATTTGTTGAAGGTTTGTCCCACGCGGAAGAAAAAGGAACTTCTGCCATTAAAGTTTTAAATGACATGGATATTAAAGAAGTTCGTCTACGTGATAGCTTGCTTCGCGCTGCGAATGCGAGCGGTGTATTCGGTGATGCAATCGCTACTGGTAACAAAGCTTGGAAAGAAAATACTGCGTTGACAGAGGAAGCGAGCAAGCGTTACGAGACTACCGAATCAAAATTAAAAATGCTAAAAAACGAAGCTGTGGATGCTGCGATTGAATTGGGTGGCCCACTTATCGATGCATTACGTGATGGACTGCAAGCTAGCAAGCCTCTAATAAAAGGTCTGGGAGATTTAGCTAAATCATTTAGCTCGTTAGATAAAGAGCAACAGCAAAATATTATTAAATGGGTTGGTATAGCTGCCGCAGCAGGTCCGGTTTTATCAATCGCGGGAAAATTAACTGGGGGCATTGGTAAGCTAGGTAAATCATTTATTGATTTAACAGCTAGTATGGCGAAGAAAAAAGCTATGACAGCTATGGCTGCTGAAATGGCTTCGGGTGCTGTATCTGCCACATCAATGGGTACTGCTGTAGCTGGCGCAGGAACGAAAGTTGGTTTATTCGGCAAATTAGCTGGATTAGCCGGTGGAAAAGCCGGTGTGGGGGCATTGACAGCCGGACTATCTGGCGTCGCGGTTCCCGCAGCGATTGCTGTTGGCGGTGTAGCTGCTGTAGGTGTTGCCCTTTATGCAGCGAATAAAGCGTACGAATCAAATCAATTAGCTGGTGCACGTTGGGGTACGAAAGTTACTAAAGAACAGGATAAAGTAATTAAAAAAGCTTACGAATTAAACGAAAAAGCTTCTACGTATGTTAATGAATACGCTGATGGAATTGTTAGTTCTGCTGAAAAGGCTAAAAAGGCCAATCAAGAAATTGTTGATTCTATTCAAAAAGTTTTAGATAAAGAAATCGAACGCAAGAAAAAAGCTGCTGAAAATATAGCAGACGATGCGGAAAAGAAAAAAGCTGAAAATTATATTAAATGGCAAGAAACAGTTAATAAAGCAGAAGTACAGCAAGCACAAAAGAAAGTTGATGCAATCAATCAGGTACTAACAAATGCATCAAAAAATAATCGCAATCTATCAAATGAAGAACGACAATTCATTGCGAATAACTATAAGTTATTAAGTCAAGATCAGTTGAAGGCAGCAGGTTTTAGTAAAAAACAACGTTTAGCGATTGAAACTGCCTATCAAGCGGATATGTCTAAGCTAAACTACAAGGATTTGTCAAAACGGCAAGAAACATTGCAAAATGCGTTAAAAGACGAAAAATCAGCGTACGAGAAGCAAGTAGAAAGTTTAAAAACAATCTATGCTAAAAATCCACAGGCGCTTAAAGCGTCGATGGATAAATTAAACAAAGAATATAAGCAATCTACTGATACTTTAGTGACAGGATTAGCCAAAGTATTTCAAGCGCAAGGCAAAGATATTTCTCAACTGTCAGAAGTTTGGAAAGCGTATGGCTATACCACCGATGAAGTGTTATCTCTAGTCAATACGTCCGTTAAAGCATCGTCAGATAACTTAGATTTACTTGCTAAAGGTACCAGTGAAGCAGATATGGCATGGAATGCACTGGCGCTAGACCCCAAAACAGGCGAAGTCAAAACGAACATGGCTGAAACCTTAGTGGATATGGCAAAAACTGACGAAGGTTGGCAGCAACTGAAATTTATGTTGAAAAATGCCGATATTGAATCTAATGCCAAAGAAGAAGTTGCGGTTGCAATGGGTCTTGCTGGCAAGTGGAACCTCATGTATATGTCAGACAAACTTTTAACAGTTAATGGAGACGAAGCAAAAGTAGCATTATACGACACTATTGATGAGTTAAAAGCTTGGAACGAGTATGAAGCTGATCGCAAAATTCTTGGTGCAGATAACGCGGATGTCATATGGAAACTAATAGATTCAGAAGATAAGCTCAATGTTTGGAACACTATTCCAGCTTCTGATAAGAAATTACTTGCAGACAATACGGACTTTCTTTCTAAACTGCTCAATTCTGAAGAAGCTTTAAATCAATGGAAATCATTACCAGATTCTCAAAAGAAAATGCTTGCTGATAATTCTGATTTATTGGGCAAAGTATTTGCTTCCACAGAATCCTTTAATGCGTGGGGGAAATTACCTGAGCCAATAAAACAAATGTTGGGGAATAACCAAGATATTTTGGCGAAAGTTAAAGACGGAACTATATCTTTGCGAGATTATCAAAAAATAGAGCCAAACATTAAAAAACTTTTAGGTGATAGTAGTAGCGTTGTGAATGCTTCGAAATCTGGTGAAAAATCATTAAGGAGTTATCACGCGAATAACCCAGCAAAGAAAATTTTGCAAGGAACATCAGCTAGCACACAAAATGCTGCTAAAACAGGTGAAGGGGCGTTAAATCGATACAAAGGTAACAATCCAGCTCTTAAAAAATTACTAGGGAATTCTAGTAGTGTAATAAATGCTGCGAATACAGGTGGAGGAGCGTTAAATCGCTTTAGAAATAATAATCCTAGTTCTAAAAGTTTAAGAGCAGTTGATAATGCATCTGGTCCCGCAAGATCAGCGATAGGTGCGGTTAATGATTTCAAGTCAGGGCCTTCTGTTATTACTAAAACATTAAATGTAGTTGCCAATTTAGGTAAAGGCGTAGCGAAGATTTTAGGATTTGAAAAAGGCACAAATTACCATTTGGGCGGTCCAGCAATTGTAAACGACCAAAAAGGTTTGACTTACAAAGAGTTAGTTATACCAAAGGGCGGCGTTCCATTCATTCCGGAAGGGCGTAACGTATTCTTACCAAATTTGAGACGAGGATCCAAAATTGTTCCGGCACGACAAACTAAAAAATTAGTCCCGCGGTATAAAGACGGCGTGGGTGTGCCTAAAAATTCTACACTGGTTCGTAATTTGGAGAATGTTAGCAATGAGCGCATGAATGAATTAAATACAAAAATAATTGTAGATAATAGCAATTTAGAAGTGAAATTTGACAAAATGATTCGACTGTTGGAATTGCTTGTTAAAAAGCCCAATATTGCCAAGGCTATTCTAGATAGTGAAATGATCTCTGAAATTGCGGATGCAAATCTGGGTAATCAGTTTATGAAACTAAACTATATGGGAGGTAACTAA
- a CDS encoding phage tail protein, with product METYGFDKLSIRVLKNDLTPDTTKKIHVLDGTPKEGGPTAMELTGLSKEAQKVFAGDREYYIVRKGTGNVASNFGLLDVPFAIEQELLGLVTFGTDGGIDGFGKNTEAPYCAAVAESEDLYGEPVAFAFLAGSFNRDGFSLATKNDEDFNPEAGEYVYNAMSRDITIDAKTESMTVMRAFGEENVESLKTAVLGTETPSGE from the coding sequence ATGGAAACTTATGGTTTTGATAAACTTTCAATTCGAGTTTTAAAAAATGACTTAACACCGGACACTACGAAAAAAATTCATGTGCTGGACGGAACACCTAAAGAGGGTGGGCCAACTGCAATGGAATTAACCGGACTTTCAAAAGAAGCTCAAAAAGTTTTTGCCGGCGATCGCGAATACTACATTGTACGAAAAGGTACGGGTAATGTAGCATCAAACTTCGGCTTGCTGGATGTTCCGTTTGCAATTGAACAAGAATTGTTAGGGTTGGTGACATTTGGAACTGACGGTGGTATTGATGGATTTGGTAAAAATACTGAAGCGCCTTATTGTGCTGCAGTAGCAGAATCAGAGGACTTATATGGCGAACCTGTCGCATTTGCGTTTTTAGCGGGTTCTTTTAATCGCGATGGGTTCTCACTTGCCACTAAAAACGATGAGGATTTTAACCCAGAAGCTGGTGAATATGTGTACAATGCGATGTCACGTGATATCACTATTGACGCAAAAACTGAATCAATGACAGTGATGCGAGCTTTCGGGGAAGAAAACGTGGAATCGTTAAAAACAGCGGTTTTGGGAACTGAAACACCAAGCGGAGAATAA
- a CDS encoding phage tail protein, producing the protein MNDIVIANFEQTKEEILVGVDRDSFFENWQENETWEVGFLVMKTKDNAHSFDLVDYESSVFWNGQEFIIKQMKDYAVGAQRFKEVVATHVYYTIQDGYQYEQMTGTFSINQCLSHIFAAGARGFSYEVINTNGVFSRIEQENFGGGNYLKLIDEVLSDYDAVVIPDNKHLRFYPRSYYGNETQEQIRYKFNTDEVHFEIDTYSLKTQIRGFGKKKEDDSYYFSPITYTSPESAKWGVRIQDPVSDDRFTVASSMSARLRRDIHDYPDISGTVNIKWAIDLNRGDKVTFVYEPLNVCQMIQVVGLKKYPLIPNKPPEVTLSNNKKTMTNILAGLKKKGVL; encoded by the coding sequence ATGAACGATATCGTAATAGCAAATTTCGAGCAAACCAAAGAAGAGATCCTTGTCGGTGTTGACAGGGACTCTTTTTTTGAAAATTGGCAAGAAAACGAAACGTGGGAAGTCGGCTTTTTGGTGATGAAAACCAAAGACAATGCCCATTCGTTTGACTTAGTGGACTACGAAAGCTCTGTTTTTTGGAACGGGCAGGAATTTATCATCAAGCAAATGAAGGATTATGCAGTCGGCGCACAGCGATTTAAAGAAGTGGTTGCCACACACGTCTATTACACGATCCAAGATGGCTATCAATACGAGCAGATGACAGGGACTTTCTCTATCAATCAATGTCTATCGCATATCTTTGCGGCAGGCGCACGAGGTTTTAGCTATGAAGTTATCAATACAAACGGTGTCTTTAGCCGCATCGAACAGGAGAATTTCGGCGGTGGGAACTACTTGAAGCTGATCGATGAAGTGTTGTCGGATTATGATGCAGTGGTGATCCCTGATAACAAGCACTTAAGGTTTTATCCGCGGAGTTATTACGGAAATGAAACGCAGGAACAGATACGGTACAAGTTTAATACCGATGAAGTCCACTTTGAGATCGATACGTATAGCCTGAAAACGCAGATTCGCGGATTTGGAAAGAAGAAAGAAGACGATAGCTACTATTTTAGTCCAATCACATATACCTCGCCTGAATCTGCTAAATGGGGTGTACGTATCCAAGATCCTGTGAGCGATGATCGATTCACTGTCGCAAGCAGTATGAGTGCACGACTAAGGCGGGATATCCACGATTATCCGGACATTTCGGGAACGGTGAATATCAAATGGGCGATTGATCTAAATCGCGGGGACAAAGTAACGTTTGTCTACGAGCCACTCAATGTTTGTCAGATGATTCAAGTAGTCGGATTGAAAAAATACCCACTGATACCTAACAAACCGCCGGAAGTCACGTTATCGAATAATAAAAAAACAATGACAAATATTCTTGCAGGTCTGAAGAAGAAAGGAGTGTTATAG
- the gpG gene encoding phage tail assembly chaperone G, whose translation MDKTIKLKLRMKNGDVKTFMTDFVPFSKRQEYIRKEAELEERKDKDGNPTVPTQSDYSELQAEFVAGLFDDKEVTGKTILNGIDTLESNQIMEIIRYRVLGFSKEEEEAAKKALAEELLLGENSTI comes from the coding sequence ATGGACAAGACAATTAAATTGAAATTGCGCATGAAAAACGGTGACGTTAAAACCTTTATGACAGATTTTGTTCCTTTTTCAAAACGACAAGAATATATCCGAAAAGAAGCAGAATTGGAAGAACGAAAAGACAAAGATGGGAACCCAACTGTTCCAACGCAAAGCGATTATTCGGAACTTCAAGCAGAATTTGTAGCCGGTTTATTTGATGATAAAGAAGTTACTGGAAAAACAATTTTAAATGGGATTGATACTCTGGAAAGCAATCAGATTATGGAAATTATTCGCTATCGGGTTCTTGGGTTCTCCAAAGAAGAGGAAGAAGCCGCAAAAAAAGCACTGGCGGAGGAACTCTTACTTGGCGAGAATTCTACGATCTAA